Part of the Paenibacillus kyungheensis genome, GTTATCGTCTTTTTAAAAGTTAAAAAATTTTAATCTTTTGCTCATATAGTGACTTTTGATGAAGAATTGTGATCACTATATATACTTTATTCGGTTCATCCATCTCAATAATGAACGTTTTTTTCCTTTTTTTATGAAAATTGATGACAATAATCGACTTTATTGGCTTTTAAGGCAATATTCGATACAATATGAATAATAAATCGAACCATAAATCTATGTATAATAACCTTATTTATACTGACCCCACAAAGGAGTATTTGAACGATATGGATGAAAATCAACCAAGTAAAAAGTCGATGTCACTTAATATTGTAAGTAGTAGTGCAAAAAGCAGTAAACACAAAGGTTTTGGAGCAGGAGCGATTAACCTCAATAATGTGTCCCCTATCATTATAGACCATGGCGAAGCAAAAATCGATGTTGGCGCAATGCACGCCAAAAGTAAAGTAGAAAAAGGGATCAAATTTACGACTAACCGCGAAGAAGTAAATGGTGGTCGTCAAGTATGGTTAGTATGGGTAGCAGTCGATAAATTAGCTGAAGGTGTCAATTATGCTGGCGCTACAGCTTGCGAAATGTGGATTAACGAAGAAGAGAAAAAAGGCTGGAAAATCCTCGCAGAGCATGTGAACAAATTGGATTATGCTATCAAGCGTCGCATTATGTTAGAAGGTTTGGGAAGCGAAGAAAAAGCTGCCCTTAAAAAATTATTGGTTGCTCATAACGAAGAATGGTGGAACCAATCTTCTGAAGAGTTTAAAACAGCATTAGAAGGTTAATAATACTTTATATAGTCTACTATTTACACAAAAGACCGACGACCCTCAGATCGTCGGTCTTTTATTATTCGTAGTGTTTTGAAGCATTCTCCAAATATGTAGCTTCTATAGAAGAATTATATTTTAAAAGCAATTATTCAGGATTCAAAATAGTAGGATTATCTTTATTTATATCATATAATAACAAGTAAAATATGGTAAAAAAGGTTGTGAATACAATGCGTCTTTTTCTGCCCTTACCGAAATTGGAAATTTGCTTTCTTCTATCGATAAAGCCTTGCTATAATTAAGATAAAGTTATCATCGTAAGAAGCTGTCCCTTGCTTGACTAAAATATTCTACAGATGGAGGGAACACTACATGCAAAAAAGTGAAGCTGCTTATATTAGTACATTAAAACAGCCAATTAGTACAGGTATCC contains:
- a CDS encoding YwhD family protein, which gives rise to MDENQPSKKSMSLNIVSSSAKSSKHKGFGAGAINLNNVSPIIIDHGEAKIDVGAMHAKSKVEKGIKFTTNREEVNGGRQVWLVWVAVDKLAEGVNYAGATACEMWINEEEKKGWKILAEHVNKLDYAIKRRIMLEGLGSEEKAALKKLLVAHNEEWWNQSSEEFKTALEG